The proteins below come from a single Drosophila kikkawai strain 14028-0561.14 chromosome 3R, DkikHiC1v2, whole genome shotgun sequence genomic window:
- the HP1e gene encoding heterochromatin protein 1 isoform X3 yields the protein MSKKDESSSDSSENIIDFDSSTEFVVEKILDRRTYRGHLQYLVKWKNCTEEDNTWEMAASLVELIQGCDLLIKSYEKLQTPSSRRELNIIYENKAKRLKIDPSIVLESPFSRDFKAEEILKGYKNNGEVSFLIKFWHLKQPQVVPSCIAYVEIPQMVLRFYEKHSDFPSSQAAFDQQWNSYFS from the exons atgtcTAAAAAAGATGAATCCTCATCGGACTCTTCCGAAAATATAATTGATTTCGATAGTTCAACAGAATTTGTGGTGGAAAAGATTCTGGATCGTAGAACTTACAGGGGACATCTACAATATTTGGTTAAATGGAAAAACTGTACAGAAGAAGATAATACCTGGGAGATGGCTGCAAGCCTGGTAGAGCTTATTCAGGGCTGTGATCTTCTAATAAAATCCTATGAAAAGCTACAGACTCCATCAAGTCGCAGAgaacttaatataatatatgaaaataaagcCAAACGACTGAAAATTGACCCAAGCATAGTTTTGGAAAGTCCTTTTAGTAGAGATTTTAAGGCTGAAGAAATACTAAAAGGATACAAAAACAATGGCGAAGTCTCTTTCTTGATCAAGTTCTGGCACTTGAAGCAACCCCAAGTAGTGCCAAGTTGCATTGCTTATGTGGAAATACCCCAAATGGTTCTGCGTTTCTATGAAAAACACTCTGATTTTCCAAGCTCTCAGGCTgcttt TGACCAACAATGGaattcatatttttcataA
- the HP1e gene encoding heterochromatin protein 1 isoform X2: MSKKDESSSDSSENIIDFDSSTEFVVEKILDRRTYRGHLQYLVKWKNCTEEDNTWEMAASLVELIQGCDLLIKSYEKLQTPSSRRELNIIYENKAKRLKIDPSIVLESPFSRDFKAEEILKGYKNNGEVSFLIKFWHLKQPQVVPSCIAYVEIPQMVLRFYEKHSDFPSSQAAFSDQQWNSYFS, encoded by the exons atgtcTAAAAAAGATGAATCCTCATCGGACTCTTCCGAAAATATAATTGATTTCGATAGTTCAACAGAATTTGTGGTGGAAAAGATTCTGGATCGTAGAACTTACAGGGGACATCTACAATATTTGGTTAAATGGAAAAACTGTACAGAAGAAGATAATACCTGGGAGATGGCTGCAAGCCTGGTAGAGCTTATTCAGGGCTGTGATCTTCTAATAAAATCCTATGAAAAGCTACAGACTCCATCAAGTCGCAGAgaacttaatataatatatgaaaataaagcCAAACGACTGAAAATTGACCCAAGCATAGTTTTGGAAAGTCCTTTTAGTAGAGATTTTAAGGCTGAAGAAATACTAAAAGGATACAAAAACAATGGCGAAGTCTCTTTCTTGATCAAGTTCTGGCACTTGAAGCAACCCCAAGTAGTGCCAAGTTGCATTGCTTATGTGGAAATACCCCAAATGGTTCTGCGTTTCTATGAAAAACACTCTGATTTTCCAAGCTCTCAGGCTgcttt CAGTGACCAACAATGGaattcatatttttcataA
- the HP1e gene encoding heterochromatin protein 1 isoform X1, with protein MSKKDESSSDSSENIIDFDSSTEFVVEKILDRRTYRGHLQYLVKWKNCTEEDNTWEMAASLVELIQGCDLLIKSYEKLQTPSSRRELNIIYENKAKRLKIDPSIVLESPFSRDFKAEEILKGYKNNGEVSFLIKFWHLKQPQVVPSCIAYVEIPQMVLRFYEKHSDFPSSQAALSSDQQWNSYFS; from the exons atgtcTAAAAAAGATGAATCCTCATCGGACTCTTCCGAAAATATAATTGATTTCGATAGTTCAACAGAATTTGTGGTGGAAAAGATTCTGGATCGTAGAACTTACAGGGGACATCTACAATATTTGGTTAAATGGAAAAACTGTACAGAAGAAGATAATACCTGGGAGATGGCTGCAAGCCTGGTAGAGCTTATTCAGGGCTGTGATCTTCTAATAAAATCCTATGAAAAGCTACAGACTCCATCAAGTCGCAGAgaacttaatataatatatgaaaataaagcCAAACGACTGAAAATTGACCCAAGCATAGTTTTGGAAAGTCCTTTTAGTAGAGATTTTAAGGCTGAAGAAATACTAAAAGGATACAAAAACAATGGCGAAGTCTCTTTCTTGATCAAGTTCTGGCACTTGAAGCAACCCCAAGTAGTGCCAAGTTGCATTGCTTATGTGGAAATACCCCAAATGGTTCTGCGTTTCTATGAAAAACACTCTGATTTTCCAAGCTCTCAGGCTgcttt AAGCAGTGACCAACAATGGaattcatatttttcataA